One region of Candidatus Limnocylindrales bacterium genomic DNA includes:
- a CDS encoding metal ABC transporter ATP-binding protein produces MSMTTSPVCIEVKNVSFSYNGLPVLTNISFSVKEGEYLGIIGPNGGGKTTLLKIILGLLKPTSGEVLIFGQNIQSFKNRFLIGYVPQRMAEAGLHFPATVEEIVRTGRTARVGLLKRFKKEDLAAVQKAMEIADVTDYKNHLIGHLSGGQRQRVFIARALVGDPKILILDEPTTGVDILSQEKFYTFLRNLNHQMGLTVIVVSHDIGVVIDEVSTVLCLNRTLVCQGPPNEFLKDEYMEKLYGKKVKFLIHKY; encoded by the coding sequence ATGTCAATGACCACTTCTCCTGTTTGCATAGAGGTAAAAAACGTTAGTTTTAGCTATAACGGCCTCCCCGTTTTAACCAATATAAGCTTTTCTGTAAAAGAAGGAGAATATTTAGGAATCATCGGACCGAATGGAGGAGGTAAAACCACGCTGCTTAAAATCATTTTAGGTCTCCTCAAGCCAACTTCTGGTGAAGTCCTCATTTTTGGGCAGAACATTCAAAGCTTTAAGAACCGTTTTTTAATCGGCTATGTGCCTCAGCGTATGGCGGAGGCCGGACTTCATTTCCCTGCGACGGTGGAAGAGATTGTAAGAACCGGACGTACGGCCAGAGTCGGATTGCTTAAAAGATTTAAGAAAGAAGATCTTGCAGCTGTGCAAAAAGCCATGGAAATTGCCGATGTTACAGACTACAAGAACCATCTGATCGGTCATCTATCCGGAGGTCAACGTCAGAGGGTTTTTATTGCAAGGGCTTTAGTAGGAGACCCCAAAATACTCATTCTGGACGAACCGACAACTGGGGTAGATATTTTATCTCAAGAGAAATTCTATACTTTTCTTCGGAATCTTAACCATCAAATGGGATTAACGGTCATTGTGGTTTCACATGATATCGGTGTCGTGATCGATGAAGTCAGTACCGTTTTGTGCTTAAATCGTACCCTGGTTTGTCAGGGCCCTCCCAACGAGTTCTTAAAAGATGAGTATATGGAAAAGTTGTACGGTAAAAAGGTAAAGTTCCTGATCCATAAATATTAA
- a CDS encoding DUF3782 domain-containing protein gives MDKATILQIIKEHLPQLLREDERFRYEIKGLLAETFSSKEEFQAVLEEVRALREDTNRRFEEVNRRFEETNQRIEALREDTNRRFEEVNRRFEEMNRRFDHQDDQIHQIRLELSAISGRLGRGMEEVIRRTIERFSGRHFREVKRLVLEDEEGEVFGTGAQVEFDAYLEDTDSFVVEVKTHIRTDDVYTLKKKVEYAQRKLQKSLNPVVISSSIDQRAKRLCDELGIQVISRSVL, from the coding sequence ATGGATAAAGCCACAATCCTCCAAATTATCAAAGAGCACCTTCCTCAGCTTTTAAGGGAAGACGAGCGTTTTAGGTATGAAATTAAGGGTCTGCTGGCCGAGACTTTTTCATCAAAGGAGGAGTTTCAGGCTGTTTTAGAGGAGGTTCGGGCTTTACGCGAAGATACCAACCGACGGTTTGAGGAAGTAAACCGACGGTTTGAGGAGACCAACCAGCGGATTGAAGCTTTACGCGAAGACACCAACCGACGGTTTGAGGAAGTGAACCGACGGTTTGAGGAAATGAACCGACGGTTTGACCACCAGGATGACCAAATACATCAGATTCGGCTCGAACTGTCTGCGATAAGCGGACGATTGGGAAGAGGGATGGAAGAGGTCATCCGACGAACCATCGAGAGATTCTCAGGACGACATTTCCGAGAAGTCAAACGGCTTGTCCTTGAAGATGAAGAGGGAGAGGTCTTTGGAACTGGGGCTCAAGTCGAGTTTGATGCTTATCTGGAAGACACCGACTCTTTTGTGGTCGAAGTTAAAACCCATATTCGAACGGATGATGTATACACATTGAAGAAAAAGGTGGAGTATGCCCAGAGGAAATTGCAGAAATCTTTAAATCCTGTAGTAATTTCCTCTAGTATTGACCAAAGAGCAAAAAGATTGTGTGATGAATTAGGTATTCAGGTCATCTCACGGAGTGTTTTATAA
- a CDS encoding Fur family transcriptional regulator produces the protein MVELTQILQNLKSRGYRLTKTRKQIIGIFLESKVPLSAQELWSELQRRNYQVDKATVYREIAFLKGQKIVREVQFGEGKKRFEINLTDHHHHIVCIRCEKVDDIVLENDLRDQEKKIFELKKFKVLNHSLEFFGLCTKCQ, from the coding sequence ATGGTAGAACTAACTCAAATCCTGCAAAACCTTAAGTCCCGCGGTTATCGACTTACCAAAACCCGAAAGCAAATCATTGGCATCTTCCTGGAGAGTAAAGTTCCCTTATCCGCTCAAGAATTATGGTCAGAACTTCAAAGAAGAAACTACCAGGTGGATAAGGCAACGGTTTATCGAGAAATCGCCTTCTTAAAAGGACAAAAAATTGTGCGGGAAGTCCAGTTTGGGGAAGGGAAAAAGAGATTTGAGATTAATTTAACGGATCATCATCACCATATCGTGTGTATTCGATGTGAGAAAGTGGATGACATTGTCTTAGAAAACGATTTGAGGGATCAAGAGAAAAAAATTTTTGAACTTAAAAAGTTTAAAGTTTTGAATCATTCCCTGGAGTTTTTTGGTCTTTGTACAAAATGTCAGTGA
- a CDS encoding methylated-DNA--[protein]-cysteine S-methyltransferase: MLTQNYLQSSLDYARIEKAILFLEKNFLKQPDLKEVAQSVNLSEYHFQRLFKRWAGISPKRFLQFLTLEYAKKLLKESKSILDVTYETGLSSPGRLHDLFINFEAVTPGEFKKNGYGLTILYGFHPSPFGECLLSITDRGICDLAFVQDNDREGALKNLKNKWKQAQFYESLQDTQPLINRIFTPFRRLRIISPTSLQNPSSNREEIRPLNLFVKGTNFQIKVWEALLRIPPGFLVSYEDIATYLGKPKASRAVGRAVSQNPIGFLIPCHRVIRKVGMIGDYEWGTARKKAILGWEAVRQSISS, from the coding sequence ATGCTAACGCAAAATTATCTCCAATCATCTTTAGATTATGCGCGAATAGAAAAAGCCATTTTGTTCCTTGAAAAGAATTTTCTTAAACAACCCGATTTGAAGGAAGTCGCCCAAAGTGTCAATCTAAGTGAGTATCATTTTCAACGCCTTTTCAAACGCTGGGCCGGTATTAGCCCCAAACGATTCTTACAGTTTTTAACCCTTGAGTATGCAAAGAAATTACTGAAGGAATCCAAAAGTATCCTGGACGTGACCTATGAAACCGGATTGTCCAGCCCGGGTCGTCTCCATGACCTGTTTATTAATTTTGAAGCGGTAACCCCCGGGGAATTTAAAAAGAACGGTTACGGACTGACCATTTTGTATGGCTTTCATCCCAGCCCTTTTGGAGAGTGCTTACTTTCCATAACGGACAGGGGAATTTGCGATCTGGCCTTTGTTCAGGACAATGATCGGGAAGGTGCCCTGAAAAATCTAAAAAACAAATGGAAGCAGGCACAGTTTTATGAGAGCCTTCAAGATACCCAGCCTTTGATCAATCGAATATTTACTCCTTTTCGGCGGTTAAGGATAATATCACCGACGTCTTTACAAAATCCATCGTCAAATCGGGAAGAAATACGCCCACTGAATTTATTTGTAAAAGGAACTAATTTCCAAATAAAGGTCTGGGAAGCTTTACTGAGGATCCCGCCCGGGTTTCTGGTTTCCTATGAAGATATTGCCACTTATCTAGGGAAACCAAAAGCTTCCCGTGCGGTGGGTCGGGCGGTTAGTCAAAATCCCATCGGCTTCCTCATTCCCTGCCATAGAGTTATTCGAAAAGTAGGTATGATAGGGGATTATGAATGGGGTACGGCGAGGAAGAAGGCGATTTTGGGATGGGAAGCGGTCAGGCAGAGTATCTCCAGCTAA
- a CDS encoding sigma-70 family RNA polymerase sigma factor, which translates to MGFNLSHLDDESLILQIKEGKHQAFEEIVNRHAKRFYSLAYRLVFNREEAEDIVQDAFLKLWNKPELWDSKKRVKFTTWFYRVVTNLCIDHNKKKKPVPLSDKISIRHEQPGQDVLLDHQQKQVLLDNLIRELPERQQLAINLCFYEGLSNEEAAEIMGVKVKVLQSLIMRAKMTLKEKIKPYLD; encoded by the coding sequence ATGGGTTTTAATCTTTCACATCTGGACGATGAGTCGCTAATTCTTCAGATAAAGGAGGGGAAGCATCAAGCCTTTGAGGAAATTGTTAACCGTCATGCGAAACGATTTTACAGCCTTGCCTATCGACTTGTTTTTAACAGGGAGGAAGCCGAGGATATTGTCCAAGACGCATTCCTGAAGTTGTGGAATAAGCCCGAACTATGGGACTCAAAGAAACGGGTAAAATTCACCACCTGGTTTTACAGAGTTGTTACAAACCTTTGTATTGATCATAACAAGAAGAAAAAGCCGGTACCTTTATCTGATAAGATCTCGATCCGGCATGAGCAACCCGGACAAGATGTTTTGTTAGATCATCAACAAAAACAGGTATTGTTAGATAACCTCATACGGGAATTACCCGAAAGGCAACAGCTTGCGATTAATTTATGTTTCTATGAAGGGTTGAGTAATGAGGAGGCTGCTGAAATTATGGGTGTGAAGGTCAAGGTATTACAGTCCTTAATCATGCGGGCCAAAATGACCTTAAAGGAGAAGATTAAACCGTATTTAGATTAA
- a CDS encoding metal ABC transporter permease — translation MFEIFQFDFMIRAFVAGAVIALIAPMIGIFLVVRRYSLMADTLAHVSLAGVAVGLLTKMNPLVTGIVTPVIAAFCIEKLRSARNISGESLLALFLSGSLAIAIVLLSIAKGFNASLFSFLFGSISTVMPNDLYLIVGLGILVLVTILALYKELFAVSFDDELARASGISAPVFNLILTVLAAITVSLAMRIVGVLLIGALMVIPVIAAIQFGRSFRQTLLLSIAFSSLSVFLGLFLSFYLDLASGGTIVVIALIIFLLSLLRQTLKKTFLIKVQSGF, via the coding sequence ATGTTTGAGATTTTCCAATTCGATTTTATGATTCGGGCCTTTGTGGCAGGAGCTGTTATTGCCCTCATTGCTCCCATGATCGGGATCTTTCTGGTCGTTCGACGTTATTCTCTCATGGCAGATACCCTGGCCCATGTGTCGTTAGCAGGGGTAGCCGTAGGTCTTCTGACTAAGATGAATCCACTGGTAACCGGCATTGTAACCCCTGTAATCGCGGCGTTTTGTATCGAAAAGCTGAGAAGTGCCAGAAATATATCGGGTGAATCCCTCCTGGCTCTGTTTCTTTCTGGAAGTCTGGCCATCGCCATCGTTCTTCTAAGCATAGCCAAGGGATTCAACGCCAGCCTTTTTAGCTTTCTATTTGGAAGTATCTCAACCGTTATGCCGAATGATTTATACCTGATTGTAGGCCTGGGAATTTTGGTTTTAGTTACCATCCTGGCGCTCTATAAAGAATTATTTGCCGTTTCCTTCGATGACGAATTGGCAAGAGCCTCGGGTATTTCCGCTCCGGTCTTTAATCTGATACTCACCGTCTTAGCCGCCATAACGGTATCCCTGGCCATGAGAATCGTAGGGGTGTTACTCATAGGCGCTCTCATGGTTATACCTGTTATAGCTGCCATTCAATTTGGGCGTAGCTTTCGCCAAACCCTCCTTCTCTCTATCGCCTTTTCTTCCCTGTCTGTATTCCTGGGACTCTTCCTGTCTTTCTACCTGGATCTGGCCAGTGGGGGAACCATTGTCGTGATTGCCCTTATTATTTTTTTATTGAGCCTGTTAAGACAGACCTTGAAAAAAACTTTTCTCATTAAAGTCCAAAGTGGATTTTAA
- a CDS encoding zinc ABC transporter substrate-binding protein, whose protein sequence is MKSTKLVQIWIGLLAFFTITFFINPAQAELKVVTTVPDLAAITQEIGGHKVKVQSIAKGYQDPHFLEAKPSYMVQLNQADLLIYTGLQLEIGWLPLLIQGARNPAINLGGKGNLDASRAIRVLEVPTGEVDRSMGDVHPEGNPHYLLDPRNGIIVGQEILDRLKLLSPKDSAYFESNFKNFQDKLTTQIADWEKRMAPFKGTQVVSYHKLFEYLMNWLGFSAAGYIEEKPGIPPTAKHLAFITELIKEKKIKIILNGNYTDPKIAQLVADKSGAKLVILPAAVGGEEGIDTYPKLFERIISKLETEFKQLQSFNVQP, encoded by the coding sequence ATGAAATCTACTAAGTTAGTACAAATCTGGATCGGTCTTCTGGCTTTTTTTACAATAACCTTTTTTATAAATCCAGCTCAAGCAGAACTCAAAGTTGTGACCACGGTTCCGGATTTAGCGGCCATTACCCAGGAGATCGGCGGCCATAAGGTTAAAGTTCAAAGCATTGCCAAAGGATACCAAGATCCCCATTTTCTCGAAGCCAAACCCAGCTATATGGTCCAGCTTAATCAAGCCGATCTGCTTATCTATACTGGCCTTCAGCTCGAAATAGGCTGGCTCCCCCTGCTTATTCAAGGAGCTCGAAACCCGGCCATCAACCTGGGAGGTAAAGGAAATCTGGATGCCTCTCGGGCCATCCGGGTTTTAGAAGTTCCCACCGGTGAAGTGGATCGAAGTATGGGAGACGTTCACCCGGAAGGAAATCCCCACTATCTGCTGGATCCACGTAACGGAATTATAGTCGGTCAGGAGATCCTGGATCGGCTCAAATTACTCTCTCCTAAAGACAGTGCCTACTTTGAGTCCAATTTCAAAAATTTTCAGGATAAACTTACGACTCAGATCGCAGATTGGGAAAAACGGATGGCTCCGTTCAAAGGCACTCAAGTTGTTTCCTACCATAAGTTGTTTGAATATCTCATGAATTGGTTGGGATTTTCCGCCGCAGGATATATTGAAGAAAAGCCCGGTATTCCACCCACCGCCAAACATTTGGCCTTTATAACTGAGTTGATAAAAGAAAAGAAGATCAAGATCATCTTAAACGGTAACTATACAGATCCTAAAATTGCCCAACTGGTAGCCGATAAATCCGGAGCGAAGCTGGTTATTTTACCTGCGGCGGTGGGAGGGGAAGAAGGTATAGATACCTATCCCAAACTTTTTGAACGGATTATTTCGAAGCTGGAGACAGAGTTTAAACAATTGCAATCCTTCAATGTCCAGCCATAA
- a CDS encoding metal ABC transporter substrate-binding protein — MDLTLILARMGPEGEGRADMLRFVSYYLIFNLLALTVVLSVQASAEEKLKIAASFYPLAELARQVGGDRVEVINMTPAGVEPHDYEPTPRDIIKIRSAKVFLFNGGNTDAWAEKIQEDLKNRGVEVVNISETLAKSGELLKGPEVVEASEKVGFDPHFWLDPVLMQKQAMVVRDVLIKVDPGNAEYYTKTTANYLSELATLDEKYREGLAHCQIRDVITSHAAFGYLARRYNLNMIYISGLSPDEEPSPRRLADIATLARQKNIEYIFFEPLASPKLAQTIAQEVGAKTLVFNPIEGLTDEEVQAGKNYISIMEENLKNLRIALRCQ, encoded by the coding sequence ATGGATCTCACCCTTATCCTGGCGCGTATGGGGCCAGAGGGTGAGGGCCGGGCAGATATGCTCAGGTTTGTATCCTATTATCTGATTTTTAACCTGTTAGCCTTGACGGTTGTGCTTTCGGTGCAAGCCTCAGCCGAGGAGAAATTGAAGATTGCTGCAAGTTTTTATCCTTTGGCAGAACTGGCCCGGCAGGTGGGAGGAGATCGGGTAGAGGTTATCAATATGACTCCTGCCGGCGTGGAGCCCCATGACTACGAACCGACCCCACGGGATATCATCAAAATCCGTTCTGCAAAAGTTTTCCTTTTTAACGGGGGTAATACAGACGCCTGGGCGGAAAAGATTCAAGAGGATCTGAAAAACCGAGGCGTAGAAGTAGTAAATATCAGTGAAACGCTGGCTAAAAGTGGTGAGTTATTAAAAGGCCCGGAAGTGGTGGAGGCATCTGAAAAGGTCGGATTCGATCCCCATTTCTGGCTGGATCCCGTATTGATGCAGAAACAGGCTATGGTGGTTCGGGATGTTCTGATAAAAGTAGATCCCGGAAATGCAGAATATTATACCAAAACCACCGCAAATTATTTAAGTGAATTGGCGACTTTAGATGAGAAATACAGAGAAGGTCTGGCCCATTGTCAAATTCGAGACGTTATTACCTCCCACGCTGCCTTTGGGTATTTAGCCCGGCGTTATAATCTGAACATGATTTATATTTCCGGACTCTCACCGGATGAAGAGCCCTCACCCCGGAGATTAGCCGATATTGCTACGTTGGCACGCCAGAAGAACATAGAATATATTTTCTTTGAGCCCCTCGCCAGTCCCAAACTGGCTCAAACCATCGCCCAAGAAGTTGGAGCAAAGACGTTAGTTTTTAATCCTATTGAAGGTTTGACCGATGAGGAGGTACAGGCCGGAAAGAACTATATCTCTATCATGGAAGAGAACCTGAAAAACCTGCGGATAGCTTTACGATGTCAATGA